From Paenibacillus physcomitrellae, the proteins below share one genomic window:
- the pnp gene encoding polyribonucleotide nucleotidyltransferase, translated as MEKQVKMQLGGRPLVLETGRLAKQANAAVMVRYGETAVLCTVTASSEPKDLDFFPLTVNYEEKLYAVGKIPGGFIKREGRPSEKAILASRLTDRPIRPLFPEGFRNDVQIVNLVMSVDQDCEPEIAAMIGTSAALSISDVPFNGPIGGVAVGRVNGEFVINPDIAQQEASDMYLVVAGTKDAIMMVEAEANEVPEEVMLEAIMFGHDEIKNIVAVIEEFAQIAGKEKMEVKLHAVDAEVNRAVREFAAERLVEAVRIAEKHARQDAIDAINDDAVTFFEQEYIETPELLSDVKEVLHDIVKEEVRRLITHDKVRPDGRKLNEIRPIECDINLLPRTHGSGLFTRGQTQALSICTLGALGDVQILDGIDLEETKRFMHHYNFPPFSVGEARPLRAPGRREIGHGALGERALSKVIPSETEFPYTIRLVSEVLESNGSTSQASICASTLAMMDAGVPIKAPVAGVAMGLIKDKDHVSILTDIQGMEDHLGDMDFKVAGTREGVTAIQMDIKIDGIDRQILNEALEQAREGRMFILDKMTEVISKPKENLSPYAPKIMVMQINPDKIRDVIGAGGKVINKIIEDTGVKIDIEQDGRVFIASSNPEMNDKARAIIEGIVKEVVVGEIYTGTVKRIEKFGAFVEILPGKDGLVHISQLSTERVGKVEDVVAIGDVITVKVTEIDQQGRVNLSRKATLTPEAVKQD; from the coding sequence ATGGAGAAGCAAGTGAAAATGCAGCTTGGAGGAAGACCTCTTGTGCTGGAAACGGGCCGATTGGCCAAGCAGGCCAACGCGGCTGTGATGGTACGCTACGGCGAAACGGCTGTACTTTGTACGGTAACGGCGTCTTCGGAGCCGAAAGACCTCGACTTTTTCCCGCTTACGGTCAACTATGAAGAGAAATTGTATGCGGTCGGCAAAATTCCAGGCGGCTTTATTAAACGTGAAGGACGCCCAAGTGAAAAAGCCATTCTGGCCAGCCGTTTGACAGACCGTCCGATTCGTCCGCTGTTTCCGGAAGGATTCCGCAATGACGTACAGATCGTAAACCTGGTTATGAGTGTGGATCAGGACTGCGAACCTGAAATCGCGGCGATGATCGGTACTTCCGCAGCGCTGAGCATTTCCGATGTTCCGTTTAACGGGCCTATCGGTGGTGTAGCAGTAGGGCGGGTTAACGGCGAGTTTGTTATCAACCCGGACATCGCCCAGCAGGAAGCCAGCGACATGTATCTCGTGGTTGCAGGGACTAAAGATGCGATCATGATGGTAGAAGCCGAAGCCAACGAGGTTCCGGAAGAAGTCATGCTGGAAGCGATTATGTTTGGCCATGACGAAATCAAGAACATCGTAGCGGTCATCGAGGAGTTCGCGCAGATTGCGGGCAAGGAGAAGATGGAAGTCAAGCTCCACGCGGTAGATGCGGAAGTGAACCGTGCTGTTCGTGAATTTGCAGCAGAACGTTTGGTAGAAGCGGTGAGAATCGCCGAGAAACATGCCAGACAGGATGCGATCGACGCCATTAACGATGATGCCGTTACTTTCTTTGAGCAAGAGTACATAGAGACTCCAGAGCTCTTGAGCGATGTCAAAGAAGTGCTGCATGATATTGTCAAAGAAGAAGTGCGCCGCCTGATTACGCATGATAAAGTGCGTCCTGACGGTCGTAAGCTTAACGAAATCCGCCCGATTGAATGCGACATCAACCTGCTGCCGCGTACGCACGGCTCCGGCTTGTTCACACGTGGACAAACCCAGGCTCTCAGTATTTGTACGCTTGGCGCGCTTGGTGATGTGCAGATTCTGGACGGTATCGATCTGGAAGAAACCAAACGCTTTATGCACCACTACAATTTCCCGCCGTTCAGCGTAGGCGAAGCTCGTCCGCTCCGCGCACCTGGCCGCCGCGAAATCGGTCATGGCGCTTTGGGTGAACGTGCGCTGTCCAAGGTTATTCCTTCCGAAACGGAATTCCCTTACACAATCCGCCTTGTTTCCGAGGTGCTCGAATCCAACGGTTCGACTTCCCAGGCTAGTATCTGTGCCAGCACGCTGGCTATGATGGATGCTGGCGTACCGATTAAGGCTCCAGTAGCCGGTGTAGCAATGGGTCTGATCAAAGACAAAGATCATGTGTCCATCTTGACTGACATTCAAGGCATGGAAGATCATCTCGGCGACATGGACTTTAAAGTGGCCGGTACAAGAGAAGGCGTAACCGCTATTCAGATGGACATCAAAATCGACGGCATCGACCGCCAGATTTTGAATGAAGCGCTGGAGCAGGCGAGAGAAGGCCGGATGTTCATTTTGGATAAAATGACGGAAGTCATTTCCAAACCAAAAGAAAATCTGTCCCCTTATGCGCCTAAGATTATGGTTATGCAGATCAATCCGGACAAAATCCGCGACGTGATCGGTGCAGGCGGTAAAGTTATCAATAAAATTATTGAAGACACCGGCGTGAAGATCGATATCGAACAGGATGGCCGTGTATTTATCGCTTCCTCCAACCCGGAAATGAACGATAAAGCCCGTGCAATCATCGAAGGTATCGTGAAGGAAGTAGTAGTCGGCGAAATTTATACCGGTACGGTTAAACGTATCGAGAAGTTCGGCGCATTTGTGGAGATTTTGCCGGGTAAAGACGGTTTGGTGCATATCTCGCAATTGTCGACAGAACGTGTAGGCAAGGTAGAAGATGTAGTTGCCATTGGTGATGTAATTACGGTAAAAGTTACCGAAATCGATCAGCAGGGCCGCGTCAACCTTTCCCGTAAAGCTACGCTGACACCGGAAGCGGTTAAACAAGACTAA
- the dapG gene encoding aspartate kinase, whose protein sequence is MRVLVQKFGGTSLATSEAREFVLKHIERELAEGYRLVVVVSAMGRKGDPYATDTLLDLAAANGNALPPREKDLLMSCGEIISAATLCSLLQAKGISSTVLTGAQAGFRTDDHFGSARILDVVPDRIFKEFEDKSVVIVTGFQGVSANGDFTTLGRGGSDTSATALGAALRAEMVDIYTDVNGILTADPRLVEDAKPLTYVSYAEICNMAHQGAKVIHPRAVEIAMQAGVPVRVRSTFSDEKGTLVANPEGFKDVQAGVVDRFVTGIAYVGNVTQIMVESGEGSYKLQLQVFKAMAENDISVDFINVTPTGVVYTVLDYEAERAADKLRELGFTPKILSGCAKVSVIGGGINGVPGIMAKIVEALAEKDIQILQSADSNTTIWVLVHKEDMVQALRALHKKFELHI, encoded by the coding sequence ATGCGTGTTTTGGTGCAAAAGTTTGGCGGCACCTCTTTGGCTACATCGGAAGCGAGAGAATTTGTGCTTAAGCATATAGAAAGAGAATTGGCGGAAGGTTACCGCCTGGTTGTGGTCGTATCGGCGATGGGACGCAAGGGAGACCCCTATGCGACGGACACCCTGCTGGATTTGGCAGCTGCCAACGGCAATGCGCTCCCTCCAAGGGAAAAGGATTTATTGATGAGCTGCGGTGAAATCATATCGGCGGCAACCTTATGCAGCCTGCTTCAAGCGAAGGGGATCTCTTCGACCGTCTTAACCGGTGCGCAGGCCGGGTTCAGAACGGATGATCATTTTGGCAGCGCCCGTATTCTGGATGTCGTGCCGGACCGGATTTTCAAGGAATTTGAAGACAAAAGTGTAGTCATCGTGACCGGATTCCAGGGCGTAAGCGCAAATGGCGACTTCACCACGCTGGGCAGAGGGGGAAGCGACACTTCGGCTACGGCGCTCGGAGCGGCTTTGCGTGCTGAAATGGTCGATATTTATACAGACGTCAACGGTATTCTTACGGCTGATCCGCGTCTTGTCGAAGATGCCAAGCCCTTGACTTATGTCAGCTATGCTGAAATTTGCAATATGGCCCACCAGGGAGCGAAGGTCATTCATCCCCGGGCCGTTGAAATCGCGATGCAGGCCGGCGTTCCGGTTCGTGTCCGGTCTACGTTCAGTGACGAGAAGGGGACGCTTGTCGCCAATCCTGAGGGCTTTAAGGATGTCCAGGCGGGTGTAGTGGACCGTTTTGTGACGGGAATAGCCTATGTCGGCAATGTCACGCAGATCATGGTCGAATCCGGCGAAGGAAGTTACAAACTTCAATTGCAGGTGTTTAAAGCCATGGCAGAGAATGATATAAGTGTAGACTTTATTAATGTTACCCCAACCGGAGTTGTCTATACGGTCTTGGATTATGAGGCTGAGAGAGCAGCCGATAAGCTCAGGGAACTGGGGTTTACACCTAAGATCTTGAGCGGCTGCGCCAAGGTATCCGTCATAGGCGGCGGAATCAACGGAGTACCGGGGATTATGGCCAAAATTGTCGAAGCTCTTGCCGAGAAAGACATTCAGATCCTGCAGTCCGCCGACTCGAACACGACGATCTGGGTGCTGGTTCACAAGGAAGATATGGTGCAGGCCTTAAGGGCACTTCATAAAAAATTTGAGCTTCATATCTAA
- a CDS encoding bifunctional riboflavin kinase/FAD synthetase gives METVNLSYPLSENVVERFAAPQVLALGQFDGLHLGHISVIKAAISLAREAGLPAAVMTFYPHPKEVMKKGDYDGYLTPPAEKERLLRELGIDYFYVVEFNEAFSKVSPEQFVAGMLLPLNIQTAVIGFDFHFGHKGAGDAGMLCELGKPQFTVHTVPPFLIDGEKVSSSGIRKWLHEGRVDLAAGWFGRPYLVRGKVINGEKRGRTIGFPTANVEPSEHFVLPVKGVYAVKAQLEGEDRWLPGVMNLGVKPTFHEGVTKPSLEVHLFDFSQDIYEHELTIELISYIRPERKFSSIDELIAQIGRDADTARELLS, from the coding sequence ATGGAAACCGTAAATTTGTCTTATCCGTTATCGGAAAATGTGGTGGAACGTTTTGCGGCTCCGCAGGTGCTGGCCCTGGGTCAGTTCGACGGGCTGCATTTAGGCCATATTAGCGTCATCAAAGCCGCTATTTCTTTGGCAAGGGAAGCTGGTCTTCCCGCCGCAGTCATGACGTTTTATCCGCACCCCAAAGAAGTCATGAAAAAAGGGGATTACGATGGGTATTTGACCCCGCCGGCCGAGAAGGAGCGTCTGCTCCGGGAGCTTGGCATCGATTATTTTTACGTCGTGGAATTTAACGAAGCGTTCTCGAAGGTAAGCCCTGAACAATTTGTGGCCGGCATGCTGCTGCCGCTGAACATTCAAACGGCTGTGATCGGCTTTGATTTTCATTTTGGACACAAAGGCGCCGGAGACGCCGGCATGCTTTGCGAGCTGGGTAAGCCGCAGTTTACGGTACATACCGTTCCGCCTTTTTTAATAGATGGGGAGAAGGTCAGCAGTTCCGGCATCCGAAAATGGCTGCATGAAGGCCGCGTTGATCTTGCGGCTGGCTGGTTCGGGCGTCCTTATCTCGTAAGAGGCAAGGTTATCAACGGAGAGAAGAGAGGCCGTACCATCGGCTTTCCGACGGCGAACGTCGAACCCTCCGAGCATTTTGTTCTGCCGGTAAAAGGCGTATATGCGGTGAAAGCACAGCTTGAAGGTGAGGACCGCTGGCTGCCCGGAGTCATGAACCTTGGGGTGAAACCAACCTTTCATGAAGGGGTGACGAAACCTTCGCTGGAGGTTCATCTGTTCGATTTCAGCCAGGACATCTACGAACATGAGCTTACGATTGAACTCATCTCTTATATCAGACCCGAACGGAAGTTTTCGTCCATCGACGAATTGATTGCGCAAATCGGCCGGGACGCGGATACGGCAAGAGAACTGCTCTCCTAA
- the dpsA gene encoding dipicolinate synthase subunit DpsA produces the protein MLTGLTIVFLGGDARQLEVIGKCTEQDATVKLAGFDQLQPLPQGVTGGKLTEDLMSEADVLILPVLSCSDTGVISTSFSEEKPVLKEELIAALPKHALIYTGVAKPYLLKLCEKYGIKVIQVLDRDDVAIYNSIPTAEGALMLAIQNTDITLHGSTSVVLGMGRTGFTMARTLQGIGARVKMGVRRKDHFARAEEMGWNPFLTQDLADEASGADLIFNTIPNMIITAQVLSKLSPKVVIIDLASAPGGTDFRFAEKRGIKAILAPGLPGIVAPRTAGIIMANCICQSLEEELTTRGDEW, from the coding sequence ATGCTTACCGGACTGACGATTGTATTTCTGGGTGGCGATGCGCGCCAACTGGAAGTGATTGGTAAGTGCACCGAACAGGATGCTACCGTCAAGCTTGCGGGGTTCGATCAGCTGCAGCCGCTGCCTCAGGGAGTTACGGGGGGGAAGCTGACCGAAGATCTGATGTCGGAAGCGGATGTGCTCATTTTGCCCGTACTCAGCTGCAGTGACACCGGAGTCATAAGCACCTCATTCTCAGAAGAGAAGCCGGTGCTTAAAGAGGAGCTGATCGCTGCGCTTCCCAAGCATGCTTTGATCTATACAGGTGTGGCGAAGCCTTACCTGCTTAAGCTGTGCGAGAAGTACGGCATAAAGGTCATTCAGGTGCTGGACCGGGACGATGTTGCGATTTACAATTCCATTCCTACTGCTGAAGGCGCGCTGATGCTGGCGATACAAAATACCGATATCACCCTGCACGGTTCAACAAGTGTAGTGCTTGGCATGGGCAGGACAGGATTTACGATGGCAAGGACGCTGCAGGGAATCGGAGCCAGGGTGAAGATGGGCGTCAGAAGGAAGGATCATTTTGCTAGAGCGGAAGAGATGGGCTGGAACCCTTTTCTGACGCAGGATTTGGCCGATGAGGCGAGCGGCGCTGACTTGATTTTTAATACAATTCCGAATATGATTATCACAGCACAAGTCCTATCAAAATTATCGCCAAAGGTAGTCATTATCGATCTTGCTTCCGCCCCGGGCGGCACCGATTTTCGGTTTGCCGAGAAACGGGGCATCAAAGCGATTTTGGCGCCAGGTCTACCCGGAATTGTCGCTCCCCGAACGGCCGGAATTATTATGGCCAATTGTATTTGTCAGTCATTGGAAGAGGAGTTAACGACACGGGGGGATGAATGGTGA
- a CDS encoding polysaccharide deacetylase family protein produces MNRKRGTAIAVVAGAGAILLLGQAGGVREFIQEGWYSGGQPKAEAVWAMQPEDEQGQAEADLKREIETEAQKLNEQPIDAVVDRVWKAIPGYNGREVDVEATYQRTIEKRKLAEPGSADASKIYYVYREIKPQKSLEDLGPQPIYKGNPHKKMAALMINVAWGNEYIKPMLDTLEQEGVKATFFLDGSWLKKNPEMAKEIQARGHEIENHAYSHPNMSQLSKERATLEIVKTKQLLKDTLGVNNTWFAPPSGDFNQRTVEIAAAQGLKTVLWTVDTVDWRNPDPGSVVTKISRKAEAGSLILMHPTASSKASLKGIIQALKSKGLKPGTVAETLSPDRLDDPEG; encoded by the coding sequence GTGAATCGAAAGAGGGGAACGGCGATAGCGGTTGTGGCGGGAGCAGGGGCGATTCTTCTGCTCGGACAAGCAGGGGGAGTGCGTGAGTTTATTCAAGAGGGCTGGTATTCAGGCGGGCAGCCGAAGGCTGAAGCTGTATGGGCTATGCAGCCTGAAGATGAACAGGGGCAAGCGGAAGCAGATCTGAAGCGGGAGATTGAGACTGAGGCGCAGAAATTAAATGAGCAGCCGATTGATGCCGTCGTCGACCGCGTCTGGAAAGCCATTCCGGGCTATAACGGACGTGAAGTGGATGTTGAGGCCACGTATCAAAGGACGATAGAGAAACGGAAGCTGGCAGAGCCGGGAAGTGCCGATGCATCGAAGATTTATTATGTCTACCGGGAAATCAAACCGCAGAAGTCGCTGGAGGATTTGGGGCCTCAGCCTATTTATAAGGGGAATCCGCATAAGAAAATGGCTGCCCTGATGATCAATGTTGCCTGGGGCAACGAGTACATAAAGCCGATGCTGGATACGCTGGAACAAGAAGGGGTTAAGGCTACTTTCTTCCTGGATGGAAGCTGGCTGAAGAAAAATCCCGAAATGGCCAAGGAAATTCAGGCCCGCGGACACGAAATCGAAAATCACGCTTATTCGCATCCGAACATGAGCCAGCTTAGCAAGGAACGGGCGACACTCGAGATCGTCAAAACTAAACAGCTGCTCAAGGACACGCTGGGAGTCAATAATACCTGGTTTGCCCCGCCTTCAGGCGATTTCAATCAACGTACGGTAGAGATTGCGGCAGCGCAGGGGCTGAAAACCGTCCTTTGGACGGTCGATACGGTCGATTGGAGAAATCCTGATCCAGGTTCAGTCGTTACCAAGATTTCCAGAAAAGCCGAAGCGGGATCACTCATCCTGATGCATCCGACCGCCTCCTCCAAAGCCTCGTTGAAAGGCATCATCCAGGCGCTGAAATCGAAAGGGCTTAAGCCGGGCACAGTGGCCGAAACCTTATCCCCTGACCGGCTTGATGATCCCGAAGGTTGA
- a CDS encoding M16 family metallopeptidase yields MIKTQLNNGLRVVMEKIPTFRSVSFGIWVKTGSRNEKIEENGISHFIEHMLFKGTERFSAKEIAEQFDAIGGNVNAFTSKEYTCYYFKVLDQHLEIAMDVLSDMFFHSQFDEEELKKEKNVILEEISMYEDTPDDMVHDLLAEAAYGSHSLAFPILGTEERLQPMDSAKLHQYMKEHYTLDNTVISIAGNYNDGIIELLEKYFGGFNISGGAQQLVDPDFMGDLRFYKKKTEQNHICLTFPGLPSGHDNQYAMLLLNNALGGGMSSRLFQEIREKRGLAYSVYSYHSSYVDSGLFSIYAGTAPKQTKEVLELTKELLLEVRDKGLTEDELHKGKEQMKGSLILGSEGTGSRMNRLGKNELMLGKHYTLDEIISRIEAVKMEDVQEVIARMFKQPFALAMVGSSDKVISGLRRDELVVSGTN; encoded by the coding sequence GTGATCAAGACGCAGCTAAACAACGGCCTTAGAGTCGTGATGGAGAAAATTCCGACATTCCGCTCCGTCTCCTTCGGCATCTGGGTGAAGACGGGTTCCAGAAACGAAAAGATCGAGGAGAATGGAATTTCCCATTTTATCGAGCACATGCTCTTTAAAGGCACGGAACGCTTCAGCGCCAAGGAAATCGCAGAGCAGTTTGATGCGATCGGCGGGAACGTGAATGCCTTTACTTCCAAAGAATATACGTGTTATTACTTCAAAGTGCTGGATCAGCATTTGGAGATCGCCATGGACGTTCTTTCGGATATGTTTTTCCATTCCCAGTTTGATGAAGAAGAGCTGAAAAAAGAGAAAAATGTAATTCTCGAAGAAATCTCCATGTACGAAGATACACCTGACGATATGGTGCATGATCTTCTTGCTGAAGCGGCTTATGGCAGCCATTCTTTGGCTTTTCCGATTCTGGGTACAGAGGAACGTCTTCAGCCCATGGATTCCGCCAAGCTGCACCAGTATATGAAGGAGCATTATACGCTGGACAATACGGTCATCAGTATTGCCGGTAATTATAACGACGGGATTATCGAACTGCTGGAGAAATATTTCGGCGGCTTCAACATTTCCGGGGGCGCGCAGCAGCTGGTCGATCCCGATTTCATGGGCGATCTGCGCTTTTACAAGAAAAAGACCGAGCAGAACCATATTTGCTTGACCTTCCCGGGTCTCCCGAGCGGACATGACAACCAATATGCCATGCTGCTGCTGAACAACGCGCTTGGCGGCGGTATGAGCTCCAGGCTGTTCCAGGAAATCCGGGAGAAACGCGGACTCGCTTATTCGGTTTATTCATACCACAGCTCTTATGTGGACAGCGGTTTGTTTTCGATCTATGCCGGAACGGCTCCGAAACAAACCAAAGAGGTTTTGGAGCTAACGAAAGAGCTGCTGCTCGAGGTTCGTGACAAGGGTTTGACCGAAGACGAGCTGCACAAAGGCAAGGAACAGATGAAAGGCAGTCTGATCCTGGGATCGGAAGGGACAGGGAGCCGTATGAACCGGCTGGGCAAAAACGAATTGATGCTGGGCAAACACTACACCTTGGACGAGATCATCAGCCGCATTGAAGCGGTTAAAATGGAGGATGTCCAGGAGGTTATCGCCCGCATGTTCAAGCAGCCTTTTGCGCTTGCCATGGTTGGGTCTTCGGACAAAGTAATATCAGGATTAAGGAGAGATGAGCTTGTCGTATCTGGTACAAATTAA
- the dut gene encoding dUTP diphosphatase, with protein MSLSYLVQINRLPGNEDIELPRKMSELASGFDLYAAVAEDFVLQPGERGLVPTGFALAMPAGLEAQIRPRSGLALKAGITCLNTPGTIDADYRGEIKVLLINLGQEPFTIKRSERIAQMVFQTVPAVELQQVDVLSETVRGSGGFGHTGRN; from the coding sequence ATGAGCTTGTCGTATCTGGTACAAATTAATCGCCTTCCGGGCAATGAAGATATTGAACTTCCCCGTAAAATGTCTGAGCTGGCCTCGGGTTTTGACCTTTATGCCGCTGTAGCGGAAGATTTCGTGCTGCAACCGGGCGAACGCGGACTTGTGCCGACCGGCTTTGCGCTGGCGATGCCGGCCGGTTTGGAAGCCCAAATCCGTCCGAGAAGCGGACTGGCGCTTAAAGCGGGCATAACCTGCCTGAACACGCCGGGAACGATTGACGCCGATTATCGTGGAGAGATCAAAGTGCTGCTAATCAATCTCGGGCAGGAGCCGTTTACAATCAAACGCAGCGAGCGGATCGCGCAAATGGTGTTCCAGACCGTACCGGCTGTAGAGCTTCAGCAGGTGGACGTATTGTCTGAAACCGTACGCGGCAGCGGCGGGTTTGGCCACACTGGCCGAAATTGA
- the rpsO gene encoding 30S ribosomal protein S15: protein MALTQERKTQLIEEHKTHESDTGSPEVQIAILTENIVNLTDHLRTHKKDHHSRRGLLKMVGQRRKLLAYLKNKDVRRYSALIEKLGLRR, encoded by the coding sequence ATGGCATTGACTCAAGAACGTAAAACTCAACTGATCGAAGAGCACAAAACTCACGAGTCCGATACAGGATCTCCAGAGGTGCAAATTGCTATCCTTACTGAGAACATCGTTAACTTGACTGACCACTTGCGTACACACAAGAAAGATCATCATTCCCGCCGTGGATTGTTGAAAATGGTCGGACAACGCCGTAAGCTTTTGGCTTACTTGAAGAACAAAGATGTTAGACGTTACAGTGCATTGATCGAAAAACTCGGTCTGCGCCGCTAA
- a CDS encoding dipicolinate synthase subunit B, with amino-acid sequence MNFEGKTVGYALTGSHCTLEEVMEQVSRFVQLGAKVIPIASQSVMTTDTRFGTTLHWQKQLKELTGNDIISSIVDAEPLGPKNMLDIIVIAPCTGNTTSKLANAMTDSPVLMAAKGMLRNHKPVVIAISTNDGLGLNAANIAKLLAAKNFYFVPFGQDNPTGKPNSLVADMNLIPEACYAALQGKQIQPMLVQRVQD; translated from the coding sequence GTGAATTTTGAAGGCAAAACGGTAGGCTACGCGCTTACGGGTTCACATTGTACGCTTGAAGAGGTTATGGAGCAGGTTTCACGTTTTGTGCAGCTCGGGGCCAAGGTCATTCCGATCGCATCGCAGTCCGTAATGACCACGGATACGCGGTTTGGCACCACATTACATTGGCAAAAGCAGTTGAAAGAATTGACAGGGAATGATATCATTTCTTCAATTGTAGATGCCGAGCCGCTTGGACCTAAGAACATGCTCGATATTATTGTGATTGCCCCATGCACGGGGAATACCACAAGCAAGCTGGCCAATGCCATGACAGACAGTCCTGTTCTGATGGCAGCCAAAGGAATGCTGCGCAACCATAAACCGGTAGTAATTGCTATTTCCACTAATGACGGTCTTGGCTTGAATGCAGCTAATATTGCCAAGTTGCTGGCGGCCAAGAATTTTTATTTTGTGCCGTTTGGCCAGGATAATCCGACCGGCAAGCCGAATTCGCTTGTGGCCGACATGAATTTGATTCCGGAAGCTTGCTATGCGGCTTTGCAGGGCAAACAAATCCAGCCGATGCTTGTTCAGCGGGTTCAGGACTGA
- a CDS encoding aspartate-semialdehyde dehydrogenase, producing MSKTRWNVAVVGATGAVGEQIIKLLEKRDFPVGKLKLLSSARSAGTVVTFKGQEIVVEEARPESFEGIDIALFSAGGDVSKELAPHAVRHGAVCIDNTNAFRMDENTPLVVPEVNAEKIWEHKGIIANPNCSTIQMVAALKPLYDKFGIDRIIVSTYQAVSGAGARAIDEMHRQTREILENGSTTPDILPVGSLPVKHQIAFNAIPQIDKFQDNGYTLEEMKMVRETKKIFGDDSVQVTATCVRIPVVYGHSESVYVELKQDYDLEEVKQLLSATPGVVLVDDPSQQAYPLASEAAGKNEVFVGRLRRDLTNSRGLNLWIVSDNLLKGAAWNAVQIAEQFVAKS from the coding sequence ATGAGCAAAACGAGATGGAATGTCGCTGTAGTAGGGGCGACGGGAGCCGTTGGAGAACAAATCATAAAACTACTAGAGAAACGGGATTTTCCGGTAGGAAAGCTTAAGCTGCTGTCCTCCGCCCGTTCAGCGGGAACTGTCGTAACCTTTAAGGGACAGGAAATTGTCGTTGAAGAAGCTCGTCCGGAAAGCTTTGAAGGCATCGACATTGCGCTGTTCAGCGCAGGCGGCGATGTTTCGAAAGAGCTGGCCCCTCATGCGGTTCGCCATGGCGCTGTATGTATTGACAACACAAACGCTTTTCGGATGGACGAAAATACCCCGCTGGTTGTTCCTGAAGTCAACGCTGAGAAGATTTGGGAACATAAGGGCATTATCGCCAACCCGAACTGTTCTACCATTCAAATGGTTGCGGCGCTTAAGCCGCTTTATGATAAGTTTGGTATTGACCGGATTATCGTATCGACCTATCAGGCCGTATCCGGCGCGGGAGCAAGGGCGATCGACGAGATGCATCGCCAAACACGTGAAATTCTCGAGAATGGCTCCACAACGCCTGACATTCTTCCGGTAGGTTCTCTGCCGGTGAAGCATCAGATTGCGTTTAATGCCATTCCTCAAATCGACAAGTTCCAGGATAACGGATATACCCTGGAAGAAATGAAAATGGTTCGCGAAACGAAAAAAATCTTCGGTGATGATTCGGTTCAAGTGACGGCAACCTGCGTACGTATTCCGGTCGTTTACGGACACTCCGAATCGGTATACGTGGAACTCAAGCAGGATTACGATCTTGAGGAAGTGAAGCAGCTGCTTTCGGCAACGCCGGGAGTCGTGCTGGTTGATGATCCTTCTCAGCAGGCTTACCCGCTGGCTTCTGAGGCTGCTGGTAAAAATGAAGTGTTCGTCGGCCGACTTCGTCGCGATTTGACGAACAGCCGTGGCCTTAATCTCTGGATCGTGTCGGATAATCTCCTTAAGGGAGCCGCTTGGAACGCCGTTCAAATCGCCGAACAATTTGTAGCCAAATCTTAA